CTTTAATTATGTCGTAACATACGACATGTCGTGAtataaacctctatgacatgtgacataaaacgttctatgtcgtggcatccctaaCTTTCCTAGTTCTGGTAACAATATCTGGTCAACCACTAACAAAGTTTGCAGACCAGCTACAACTTGGCTGATTATGTTTAAAATCCCTAATTTGATCAAAGCATATCAATTACTAATGTAACAGTGTCAAAAGTAACCATGACATTGTCACAGATCATtgcaagtgtgcatgtgtgtgctttGCATAAGTGTATAATATGCCTGTAGATTATGTGCTTGTAGTGTgcctgtgtgtatatatatatgtgtcatgtagtagtgtgtgtatttCATGACGTAGTTCTTATCTGTATGTAGTTCATGGAGGATGGACGGTATGGGAGGATGTTACTCAATGTAGCGATAGTTGTGGAGGAGGTTTAAAGCAACAAGTTCGTAGTTGTACTAATCCCGTATCACAGTGTGGGGGTGATGAGTGTGTTGGAGAAGAGTACAGGAACATCCCATGTAACACCCAGTGTTGTCCAGGTGTGTAGTGTTGTTAATTACTGGCTGTGATATCATGTTACGATGAATAGTGATGTTTATCTAATGACATAGCAACAACCTTACATACTCTATGGATACAACTGATATCATTTTTAGCCTGACTCCATATTTCGTACGAATGGTAACTAACTGATTTATGGGGAATAGGCTAAACTGTGTTGATAACTCTATTAGCCCAGTAGAAAGATAGTGAACTCTTATATATGCTGTACATACAAGAGCATagatttgtagctgaagtgCAATTAACTATAGAGTCAAGAATAGCGTAACTGTTCTGTAACAGTAATACAGTGACTTGTATTTACTGAGGCATCTGCCTAAGGCTTGTTGGCTTCAGTATGTCTGGCTGGCTAGAATGGTAGCTTTGCCACTGACATGGATATAATATGCCTTGTGTATGTTTGATTAGTTCCAACTAACTACCACATGACCTTGAATACTACAGTACTTCTCTTACTGTAGTTGATGGTGGCTGGAGTGAGTGGGAGGACATTTCACCATGTTCAAAGACTTGTGGTGGAGGCTACAAGTTACAGAACAGATCATGTACTGCACCATCTTTTTCCTGTGGTGGAACGccttgtgttggtagtgatcaTCGAACAGAGTTGTGTAATATGGGCTGTTGTCCaggtttgcatgtgtgtgtgtgtgcatgcatgcgtgtgtatgtgaacgtgtgtctgtgtctgtgtgtcactTGGCAGCATAGTACAGTAACTAGAACATTGGCCTGATAATTGAAAAGTTCCTGGTTCGAAGCCCAGTtatgttttgttgttgtttccttgagcaagatactttactcacattgctccagtgtACCCAGCTGTATTTTGGGAATctggtgtcatctggggaaCGGTACCTGGTGTTCAGGATTCTGCCCAGAGTGGTGGTCTAAAGTAAACGTGAGCTGATATGCTCATTatgctgtgtgttatattagagtatctgtgtgttgtattagagtatattattagagtatatctgtgatatatgtaagaattgtaccaGAGCTCAATATAACGGTCGGTCACCGGTCAATTTCCGGACATACGCACCGCTCATAATAAAGTTTTACCGGTCAATAATGGCCGCTCAAAAACGTGCGGCAACAGCTAGCAGTTTAGTGGATAAAGGGAAGCGGAAGAAGCGACAAATTGCCCacggaacttttgaaaagtggCAGAAGCAGTACAACGCTGATTACCAGACGCTTACTTGGCTTCGGTACGATACGGAGAAGAATGATAAATCCACCGTGGCAGCTCTTTGGTGTGAAATCTGCAGACGATACGAAAGGAAGATCACAGGCAAGCGAAACTTTTCTCGGGTATGGATAGAAGGTTCCACGAACCATAGAACAAGTACCGTGGTCGATCATGCGACGTGTTGCCAGCATTCTGCCGCCATGAATTATTTGAAGATCGGCCAAGCGAAGGATAGTGGCGAGCCGCTGATGTCTGTTGCACCCATTGTATGATTGTTAATGAAGCTAGATGCCCAATCACGCGAGCGTCTAAGACGCAAGTTTGATTTGTCTTTCACCATGGCTAAAGAAGGAATTCCGTTTGCTAAGTACTCTCCTTTGTACCAACTAGAAAGTAGGCATGCAGTTGATATGGGTACTACTTATAATAATGATGTATCCTGCAAAAGCTTCACTCACTTCATTGCTGCATCACAACGATCATCGTTTATGGAGTTTTTGAAGGAGAAAGTCTCTTACTTTAGCTTTCTAATGGATGGTACCACCGATGTTGCAAAAGTTGAAGATGAAGCTGTAGTGTTATTGTACTGTCAGCAAGATGAccaccgtagagagatcaagtctTGTGCCAGGTTCTTGTCAGTTGGTACAGTATGCAAGACAGATACTGATGGTTTGCTGAAGTGCCTGGGAGAAATACTTTCAAACACATTGGGGATCGAGAATATATGTGATCAAGCAAACGTCTTAGCATGTAACCCAATCTTAGTAGGAGGAGGAATTGATGGGGCGTCAGTAAATATTGCCCAACATTCAAGCATCAAGGCAAATCTATGCTGTAGTTTACCATGGATTTACTGGAGCTGGTGTTTTGCACATCGTTTGGAACTAGCATCCAAAAATGGTTTTGTTAGCTCACTGTTTAAAGGAATTGAAGAAATGTTACTAAGGCTATATTATTTGTATGAGAAATCCCCTAAAAAGGTTCGGGAATTAAAATCTATTGTTGAAGATCTTAAAGAGGTATTTGATTTTAAGGAGAATGGCTGTCTACCAGTACGTGCACAAGGTTCTCGGTGGCTAAACCACAAACGAAAAGCTCTACAAAGGATCATTGATCAATTTGGTGCCTACCTTTCTCACCTAGCTACCCTATGTGAAGATGCTTCACTTAAATCTCAAGACAGGGCTCGCCTAAAGGGATACTTGCTGAAGTGGTCACATGCAAAGTTTTTGCTTGGAAGTGCTATGTTTGTTGAGGTTCTTAAGGGGCCAGCAATACTTAGTTTATGCTTGCAGAAATTAGACTGATATTGTAGACGGCGTCAAGCAAATTCTTAAGACAGTGAACTCATTGAGATCATTAAGAAAAAAGGACCCATCAGAGTGGCCCACTGTCAAATTGGTACAAGACAGGGTTGTCAGTGAGGGAAGTAGTGTCAGTTACCAAGGAGCAACTCTTAAAAGTTACACAGTTGCCACATTAGAATATTGCAAGAAGCAAGCTCTGGGTGACCTAGACAGGTTGTACAAAGCCATTCAGGAAAAACTAGAGTGGTCAGACACTGGTGTGTTGAGGGCAACAATAGCCTTTTTAGACACACAGAGCTGGGTAAAGAGGCCAACTATTGACTCTACTGATGATGAGGATGCTTCACTGCAGGATGTTAAAGATAGCATTGAGTTGTTATGTTCATGCTTTAGAGATCCACTGGAGGCAACAGATGTCAGCGTTCTGTCCATGCAAGATGAAATAGAGGATACTTTGGTGTATGCCAGGTCTTACCTAGGAATAGAGAGTACTGACTATCGCAAGGTGTGGTACAATCTGTTTGTTTGTCCAGATTCAGCAAAGTGGCCAAATGTTTTGATGCTGTGCAAGCTACTTTTTAGCTTACCTTTCTCTAATGCAAGAGTCGAACAATTCTTTTCaagtttgaaataccttaaaaGCACCAAAAGAAACAGTCTCCAAACATTCACACTGAATGACCTTTTGGAATTATACATTGAAGGGCCCACATTAGCAGAATTTTCAGCTGACAGTGCAATTGAATTGTCGCTAAGCGAGTGCACACGAAGACCTCAACAGAGTGCCAGGAAGAAGTACAAGTCAAGAGAACAGACTGCAGGGTCATCCTCCACTACTGTAGATGAACTAGAATCCGATGAAGATAGTGAAACACAAAAACTCACCCTTGATGAATGGGACCGGTGGTTTTGTTCCAGTGATGACTCAGACATATCATCTGATGGTGACTAACTGTACATCTACACTTCTTATACATTTTTAATAGTAATTCATTGCATTAAGTTAATCAACAACGAAAGTGTTTTTAAGCATGGTTTATTACATAATGTACATCAAATAAAAATGTTGcttaaaaattattgaaaacaATTGGAAATAAATAGAACATGTTATCTATGTATGTGCATAAATTATTTACAGTTAAAATATACTAAAATAGCATATCTGTACAACCTATTCTTTAAAATTTTCTGgcgggggcatgtccccagacctcCCTACAAGGCTCAtggagtgtgctttgcacactgtaaGGTATCACAAGGCATTTCCTTCACATTCAAAATTATGGCCTATCAATTCTAACTGATGATCTGTCAAATCTCATTTTAATCTGACATTTTGACAGATCAAAATAAAACCATTATATTGAGCTCTGTTGTACTGGTCGAATTTAAGAAGGTAGTGGTCGATTTTCAAAGGTACTAACTGGTCGCTTTGAACCTCTGCCGACCAGTGTGGGCAAAGTCCTGGGTGTTTATTGGGAAAACAAATGCCCTGTTTATTGGGATCGTTGTGGAACTGTGGAACCAGACCTCTCACTGTGAGACCTGGATAGTCCTCTTGCAGGTCACTAgccctgtcccaggaggatttgcctgcacaaagcTCAAGCCGCCTGAGTGGTACACAGCATGAGTGGTATATGCTGGTTCGCTGGCTGCGTTTCACACAGCTGTTGTaagctttgctttgtgtgtgtctgtgtgtgtgtgcattgtaacTAAGTGCCATGTGTGTCCTGTCCGTTTCATTTATTAATGGATGTTGTTTCATATAATTTGTTGCTTTTCACAGTGGATGGAGAATGGAGTGAATGGGAGGAGGTGACAGAGTGTTCAGCTGATTGTGGTGGTGGTATTGTGACCAAGTGGCGTAACTGTAGTGACCCCAGTCCAAGTTGTGGAGGTAGACATTGTCAAGGTGATGACATCACCAATGCCTCCTGTAATACTCACTGCTGTCCAGGTAAAGAATAAACATGTGTACTGCTTTTTATCTCAGTTTTTTGAACACAAAAGGTTGAGATTTGAATAATCAACTGTATAGTGGTATTCAACTAATATTGTATATGTGTGACTGGATCAAGAAACCCTattgaggcagcatagccaagtggctagagcatcagcctggtaatcaaaaggttccaggtttgatgccgtATATACCAATTTGGTGTCCTTAAACAAGAAacttactcacattgctccagtctacccatcTGTACATTGGGTACCTAATGGCCTAGTGTCAACTgggcccacccagctgtaacatcagtgggtacctggtgttaactagggtagcccaactgtccttgtcgtGCTTAGTGGTATTGAAGTCATTGTGAACTACAGATTtgtgacctctctacatgagaCCTGGACAATCCTCCTGCGAAGGCAAAAGCATGAAAAATATGATAGTAAACCACTCTTCCAAAGCAAGGTAGCTCATTTCTTTCATCtctgacatgaaacaaagattttcaaactcctctgAGGATCATGATGCTAGGTTTgccttccttcattgtgaaacaagcactcaaaaaatacagattttttttctaaattttgtaaatatttcacccattgcatAATTGCatttctactgtaaaattagcttTGCACTCACaagtgggattcttgcagatccagcaCATATACAAATACTTCTATACAAATCTTAATGGTAGTTATTTGTATCCATTAAAAAATATTGTAAGGTGTACTATGTCATTACAGTGGATGGTGGTTGGTCAAAGTGGATCATCGGTAACTGCTCAGTAGAGTGTGGGGGAGGAATTAAGGAGAAGTTTAGAACTTGTTCTGATCCTCCATCAACTTGTGGGGGCAAAGAGTGTAGTGGGAATAAAGTTGAGAGGATGGAGTGTAATGAACATCCTTGCAAAGGTATGGTagttgtttgttgttgttgttttaaaTTCATTATCTTCCAAGTATGGTTTTACCCCATTAATTGTGTTCTTTAATATGCTCTTGTTTAGATGTGTATGGAGACTGGGGTAACTTCAGTGAGTGTTCAGTAACATGTGGCAAGGGGATAAAATTTAGAACAAGAAGTTGTGCTGGAGAATGTAAGGACCCCACAACAGAGTATGAAGACTGTGACATGGGCTGCTGTCCAGGTATGGGATCCTGTGCTAGTGAACTTATACTAAATGTGTCTACACAGTTGATGGTGGTTGGACTGACTGGGTAGCTGATGATAGCCCATGCTCAGTCACTTGTGGTGATGGGAAGCAATCCTACTCTCGTAGCTGTACCAATCCTGAGCCAGCTTGTGGTGGCAAAAACTGCACTGGTTCTGCTACTCAAACAAAAGAGTGTACCCTTCCTTCTTGTCCATGTGAGTAAATAATGATATTGTGTGTTCAGGATACATACCTAAGTAGTGCATATGCTTGAATTAAACATATCAGTCACTATTTGGCTTGCAGTATACAACTTTTTAATTGTTACAGTTATGTTTCAGTCTCTGGTAAAAATACTAcaaattttagggatcataaaaaaaaagtagggaaacaagggaggtcgcctatacctgcagatatactagtggacatgtaatccctaataTAAGGAATTTATATTTGCAGgcgtgtaggcgacctccctacTGTTtatctatgatccctattcaaATATAAAGTTTCTAATTTTTCCCttatacttatttgtttacctttttgtaacattattacgactggtgaatctgcacatactgcatcaaaagaaagggtTAATATTTTTTGCCTAAATGCACGTCCCAGCTGTCAATTATTGACtcgaaaagtgaagtggccatattcagcccattacacagtgttacaagtgAAGAGCAGCACGAGAAGAGCCTCTGCATTCAATCGATCCACCATGAAAAGTATGGACAATTCGcataccccaactatcaattactgaattgaaagtgaagtggccaataCACTTCGCTTTCACCTAATTTCAGCCCGTTATGTAGCGTTACAAACGAagatgcctctgcaatcaatccagtcaccatggaaaatacagacggTTCCCGTTTATAAACCagaagccatgcatcatgctACACCTTGGATTGTCAGCAtaaaaagaaataggacacaaaggaggacaaaggtaagtccatgatgtgtgcattttaCGTATTGCGagatgccaaaaggcacatctacaGACAAAGCGATGTcataacagtgaaaaatcaagcccgtagcctagctgttattgagttatgcttgtttgaaggcttTAGGCAGGCAGCCAGGCAAGTTAGTCAGTCATCCATTGAATAATTCAAAATAGATATTTTTTTTGTTgctacctattggaagcatttagggtcatactgaaggcacttttgggctaggTTAtagctaaccaatactgccaaggtaccaggatggtattgtgaagctgatttCTGGGTGATATTGTTGGCCAGAAATACCCATACCTCCATGTTCCCTAATGTAcagtgctactgtactgtatgattaacttAGCCTACACAGAATAGCAGCTTCAAGTTTACCCGTGTATTCTTTTGGTCACTTTATACTGTCATTGTTGTTTACAGTGCAAGAAACAGATCTGTCTTTTGCTGATATCAAGAATTTAGAAGGATAACAACAAATGTTTCTTTTCTTGTAACATATTTTGTTCATTAACTGTATgtaatatcaagagtccatTATATCTACTCTTGGTAATATATCTTTGCTTATTCATTGCTTTTGTATTGTCATGGCTACTATTGTTTCTCTATATAATGCCGTAAAGTTGAGGTCTGCTTCAAATATGCTAGCAtgataaaagcataataggctggaggaCTATGCTAGCATGTtaagtggatatttcaaactatggagcttaattccatgaaaatagattgatactccctaatagagcagtcagtgaaaacTGCAATAGCTCTTTAGATACTCTGTaataaatagaacagtcattttgtagTAAAATGCTCTATATCTAATAGAGCATTGACctattaaaatgttccaagataattgtaagaaatgttgttaacctaggatcataatttaagcataatgggaatactgaagagcataataggtgaactttttgggaaattcctgaaagcattttgggcaaaaattTGGCACAGGGCTAGATTTTGGTTTGGAGAAGGTATGTACACCATAAATTTTGATGTAGAAACTAAGAAGTTTGTTCGTACTAACAGAGTGCCTCCGttctatttacagtatgttgaGGTGAATGACACTTAGGCAGAGTAAATAATGTGTAGAGCAGTTAAATATGTGTGGGAAATTAATAAGACACTTCATCCAGAGATGAATGACAAAAGCTACACTGTTATAGGAAGAAGAGTACTAAGGTACTTCTTGTACCAAGCTTGAGAGCTTGCCCTGATACAgattttgtgtatttgtatccTGCATGAGGTTATTACTGTTCACTTAGAATGGTTGCTTTGTGAAGTATCTATAAATCATTTCACATAATAGATGGTCCAAGCATGTCTCATTACTAGTTAGAAGATGATGTAAACAAAATAACTAAAGGGCAACTGGCATGCAATACTGACAACACTAGCAAGTAACTAGTGctgccacgatatagaaaaactaTCATAGGTTTATATCATGAAATGAACatatatcacaatatagaaCTAACAAgacaaacatgtacatgtacatactccTCATTGTAAGTTAGAATTTAAAgtggatgtataccacaagtaaaagctactcATGTTTACCAGGTTTTAAAtcctactgctatacagttgagacaagtggctggcacttcATATGaaccttaaaacctcatagTTT
The Dysidea avara chromosome 7, odDysAvar1.4, whole genome shotgun sequence genome window above contains:
- the LOC136262594 gene encoding coadhesin-like; translated protein: MKLTTLLIAAVLLAYLATADGACYRRASRSARIIRYRYERQKYSYRTFWFGWVRKSAYRSNRVAYYVATTQYYNEEIPCPVHGGWTDWSAGHCTVSCGRGIRSYTRTCTNPRPANGGRRCVGSSYKVDNCDQRCCPVHGGWSSWVTGTCSSTCGGGVKNVTRDCNNPRPQCGGKNCEGISFNTSPCSENCCPIDGVWSEWIDFGNCSRQCGGGAQEQFRSCDSPTPSCGGRACTGPRTQVIGCNPQCCPVHGGWTVWEDVTQCSDSCGGGLKQQVRSCTNPVSQCGGDECVGEEYRNIPCNTQCCPVDGGWSEWEDISPCSKTCGGGYKLQNRSCTAPSFSCGGTPCVGSDHRTELCNMGCCPVDGEWSEWEEVTECSADCGGGIVTKWRNCSDPSPSCGGRHCQGDDITNASCNTHCCPVDGGWSKWIIGNCSVECGGGIKEKFRTCSDPPSTCGGKECSGNKVERMECNEHPCKDVYGDWGNFSECSVTCGKGIKFRTRSCAGECKDPTTEYEDCDMGCCPVDGGWTDWVADDSPCSVTCGDGKQSYSRSCTNPEPACGGKNCTGSATQTKECTLPSCPLQETDLSFADIKNLEG